A window of the Haloquadratum walsbyi C23 genome harbors these coding sequences:
- a CDS encoding type II toxin-antitoxin system VapC family toxin: MISKKRLAKRHANRPANMYADLDFWLALLKDGDWLTDRAESLLKEHEDDLEVSLATFIELFLVEERLSFDRERAVTAILELATYEGNPNVVYQASENIDEGLNTFDAFHAALSSGSIISSDRAYDELTGVNRIRLEPEENEDSTA; the protein is encoded by the coding sequence ATGATCTCGAAGAAGCGGCTCGCGAAGAGGCACGCGAACAGGCCAGCGAACATGTACGCTGATCTCGACTTCTGGCTGGCGCTCCTGAAAGACGGCGACTGGCTGACCGATCGCGCCGAGTCACTTCTCAAAGAACACGAGGACGATCTTGAGGTTTCGCTGGCGACGTTCATCGAACTGTTCCTCGTCGAAGAACGGCTCTCCTTCGACCGCGAACGTGCCGTGACGGCCATTCTCGAATTGGCGACGTACGAGGGCAACCCAAATGTCGTGTATCAGGCCTCGGAGAACATCGATGAAGGGTTGAACACGTTCGATGCGTTCCACGCGGCGCTCTCCAGTGGCAGCATCATCTCCAGTGACCGGGCGTATGACGAACTTACTGGCGTGAATCGTATCCGGCTCGAACCCGAGGAGAACGAGGATTCGACGGCCTAA
- a CDS encoding nucleoside phosphorylase, with translation MSDEHSSQFPLQRAKAYDEQSVFSPASLIKQARRQKNLPDKEMPDICVLDPDGDILRHLRDRGEASELETWPGYHTKLYTTERRGSQVGIIGCAVGAPFAVLVAEQLFTTGCEFLVSITSSGQIHSCGDPPYFVLIEQALRDEGTSYHYREPTRYASLDNQLQERVEKACTDVSQPVHTGTTWTTDAPFRETELAIERARTDEILAVEMEAAALYTFATVRDQPVVCFAHVTNQMGQVEEDFEKGEAAGSMAALEVIDANVEVWRKNAL, from the coding sequence ATGTCAGACGAACACTCCTCACAGTTTCCACTTCAGAGGGCAAAAGCCTACGACGAGCAATCGGTCTTCTCACCAGCGTCATTAATAAAGCAAGCTCGTCGGCAGAAGAATCTCCCGGATAAAGAGATGCCGGATATCTGCGTGCTTGACCCGGACGGGGATATCCTCCGGCACCTCCGTGACAGAGGGGAGGCATCAGAACTGGAGACGTGGCCTGGTTATCACACAAAGCTGTATACGACCGAGCGGCGGGGCTCACAAGTAGGTATCATCGGATGCGCGGTCGGTGCCCCATTCGCCGTTCTCGTCGCAGAGCAACTGTTCACAACCGGGTGTGAATTTCTCGTCAGTATCACATCTTCGGGACAGATCCACTCTTGCGGGGACCCGCCGTACTTCGTGTTGATAGAGCAAGCACTGCGTGACGAAGGAACGAGCTATCATTACCGTGAACCGACACGATACGCCTCGCTTGATAACCAACTACAGGAGCGAGTTGAAAAAGCGTGTACAGACGTCTCACAGCCGGTTCACACCGGTACGACGTGGACAACTGACGCACCCTTCCGTGAGACAGAACTGGCGATCGAGCGCGCTCGCACCGATGAAATACTCGCTGTCGAGATGGAAGCCGCGGCACTGTACACGTTTGCTACTGTCCGTGACCAGCCAGTCGTCTGTTTTGCCCATGTGACTAACCAGATGGGACAGGTAGAAGAGGACTTTGAGAAGGGCGAGGCAGCCGGGAGCATGGCTGCACTCGAAGTCATCGACGCGAACGTCGAAGTCTGGCGGAAGAATGCTCTTTGA
- a CDS encoding AbrB/MazE/SpoVT family DNA-binding domain-containing protein, with protein MSGEVRTDKRGRVTIPKEVRDRYGKKFRLVELDSGIKLVPIPDDPLEELRAAASNELREAPLDDLEEAAREEAREQASEHVR; from the coding sequence ATGAGTGGAGAGGTGCGAACGGACAAGCGTGGGCGTGTAACGATTCCGAAGGAGGTACGCGACCGCTACGGCAAGAAATTCCGCCTCGTTGAGCTGGACAGCGGTATCAAACTGGTGCCGATCCCGGACGATCCACTGGAGGAACTACGAGCGGCCGCTTCCAATGAGCTTCGCGAGGCGCCGCTCGATGATCTCGAAGAAGCGGCTCGCGAAGAGGCACGCGAACAGGCCAGCGAACATGTACGCTGA